A window of Coregonus clupeaformis isolate EN_2021a chromosome 28, ASM2061545v1, whole genome shotgun sequence contains these coding sequences:
- the leng1 gene encoding LOW QUALITY PROTEIN: leukocyte receptor cluster member 1 (The sequence of the model RefSeq protein was modified relative to this genomic sequence to represent the inferred CDS: inserted 1 base in 1 codon; deleted 3 bases in 2 codons), with protein sequence MNILPKKSWHVRNKDNVARVRRDEAQAAEEEREVQRRVERAEQEARTEHLRQKSRAALQQSGRWKNEGEGGERGGERGGEGSGGVVEHLNLFPLEESSEKKGNAEYLKDKKDEKEREERAIGLLVSLGPQPGTEVTPWYMKTGREKEEEKDEGKKKEKEKERQQRKETATQSRGEKRDRRLKDMLDPLKEMKKALAVKDRKERRSKKKEKRDRGERRSSGGESSIERLRAERLQREAEEKRRTQALLDQKNGTGKEKEXRETEEREMPYNSAYFPELARKRQRKDRDAWRDGIF encoded by the exons ATGAATATTCTACCTAAAAAGAGCTGGCATGTTCGCAACAAGGACAACGTCGCGCGCGTGCGTCGGGACGAGGCACAAGCCGCAGAAGAGGAGCGCGAGGTCCAACGCCGTGTGGAGCGAGCAGAGCAGGAG GCGCGAACAGAGCACCTGAGACAGAAGTCGCGAGCTGCCCTTCAACAGTCTGGAAGATGGAAGAAtgaaggagagggaggtgagagaggaggtgagagaggaggggaggggagtggaggagtggtggaACACCTCAATCTATTTCCTCTGGAGGAGTCGTCTGAGAAGAAAGGAAATGCAGAGTACCTCAAAGACAAGAAAGATGAAAAG GAGCGGGAGGAGCGTGCTATTGGTCTGCTAGTGTCCTTAGGCCCCCAACCTGGGACAGAGGTAACTCCATGGTACATGAAAACAGGCCGggaaaaagaagaagagaaagacgaaggaaagaagaaagagaaggagaaa gaaagacaacaAAGGAAAGAGACTGCCACTCAGtcaagaggggagaagagagacagacgACTGAAAGACATGCTGGACCCCTTGAAAGAGATGAAGAAAGCACTGGCGGTGAAGGATAGAAAAGAACGTAGGAgtaagaagaaggagaagagggatagaggggagaggagaagcagTGGTGGAGAAAG CTCTATTGAAAGGTTGCGAGCAGAGCGACTGCAGAGAGAGgcggaggag aagaggaggaccCAGGCCCTGCTGGACCAGAAGAACGGAACAGGAAAAGAGAAGG caagggagacagaggagagggaaatgcCGTACAACAGCGCTTATTTCCCAGAGCTGGCCCGCAAGAGGCAGAGGAAAGACAGAGATGCCTGGAGAGACGGCATCTTTTGA
- the LOC121542902 gene encoding serine/threonine-protein kinase LMTK3-like isoform X1 — MRRHCWVIVLAGMLSYLNPERALGAPQREVSQSRAASLSSPPYVVILISCSGLVSFVLLLLTCLCCKKGGVGFNVSLHHEFDNAEGEECSGGSSPVQEDSLSSCPSLPEVYTLPLRDRANCPALQDGSDSKSKNFRRHTLNYLQEIGNGWFGKVILAEVLCDCSSSQAVVKELRVSASPLEQRKFLAESEPYRSLQHPNILQCLGQCSESIPFLLVMEFCQLGDLKRYLRAQRKSDGMTPDLLTREMLTLQRMAFEITSGLRHLHENNYIHSDLALRNCLLTSDLTVRIGDYGLSHNHYKDDYYLTPDKLWIPLRWIAPELLEEYRGSLIFTDQTKTSNLWSLGVVIWELFEFGSQPHRHLSDEEVLTFVIRERQITLAQPRLKLSHADYWYEIMQSCWLPPSQRPSIAEVFLLLSSLLAAERGMSRRSVGEDEEDEDEEYEEGRGRRGESEESFERRWDSLRPPAFQAAASERQRVREYGRDDRGNSYPLLDPVGNCITPSSTELDDILTVTETSKGLNFEYFWEKAHARRGYQPLPPPQPIPTVNPSHRQSLDTPTVVPVISARSPSLASEYFIRLEEHTPQDKSPSLKGKTHSFRSDSLCPGDLELVEIRSGMLGKERAPYSSDEEYTGRGGKSIQTVRSSEVQLRVPNTGVAEFKDTSSRVTDFSVVDLGDDDEEEGGEGDRRSSTGSQAPVLPPKPRSMSISSGNHLHSRPLPAPPLGYHRVGLGLGHYSMSGKIETMDPLMGSCLPSSYNHLGFHRPRQTMPPSPSLSPSLPQSSHPIYPTPQTYPPPLPPHYKPQRGLYHSYGVGSYSRYSKPQMYSQRDPLSCDYSDRQGGVRRAASLHNTKGNIQFPLKRL; from the exons ATGCGACGACACTGCTGGGTGATAGTGCTGGCGGGGATGTTGTCGTACTTGAACCCGGAGAGAGCCCTTGGAGCCCCGCAGAGAGAAG TCTCTCAATCCAGGGCTGCGTCTCTCTCTTCTCCGCCCTACGTCGTCATTCTCATCTCTTGCTCGGGGCTCGTCTCCTTTGTTTTACTGCTCCTCACCTGTCTGTGCTGTAAGAAGGGAGGAGTGGGATTCAATGTAAGTCTCCATCAT GAGTTTGACAATGCAGAGGGGGAGGAGTGTTCTGGGGGTTCTAGCCCCGTCCAGGAGGACAGTCTGTCTTCTTGCCCCTCCCTCCCGGAGGTCTATACCCTCCCACTCAGGGACAGGGCTAACTGCCCTGCCCTGCAGGATGGCTCAG ACTCTAAGTCGAAGAACTTCCGTAGGCACACTCTCAACTACCTTCAGGAAATAGGAAATGGCTGGTTTGGAAAG gtGATCCTAGCGGAGGTGCTGTGTGACTGCAGCTCCTCCCAGGCCGTGGTGAAGGAGTTGCGGGTCAGTGCCAGCCCTCTGGAGCAGAGGAAGTTCTTGGCTGAGTCTGAGCCATACAG GAGTCTCCAACATCCCAACATCCTTCAGTGTTTGGGCCAATGCAGCGAGAGCATTCCCTTCCTGCTGGTCATGGAGTTCTGTCAGTTG GGCGACCTGAAGAGGTACCTGAGAGCCCAGAGGAAGTCAGATGGGATGACCCCTGACCTTCTGACCCGGGAGATGCTGACCCTGCAGAGGATGGCGTTTGAGATCACCTCAGGCCTGCGGCACCTCCACGAGAATAACTACATCCACAG TGATCTGGCTTTGAGGAACTGTCTCCTTACCTCTGATCTCACTGTCAGAATCGGAGACTATGGGCTGTCGCACAACCACTacaag GATGACTATTACCTAACACCAGACAAGCTGTGGATTCCTCTGAGGTGGATAGCCCCAGAGCTGCTGGAGGAGTACAGAGGATCTCTGATCTTCACTGACCAGACCAAGACCAGCAACCTGTG gTCTCTGGGGGTGGTGATCTGGGAGTTGTTTGAGTTTGGTTCTCAGCCTCACAGACACCTGAGTGATGAGGAAGTGTTGACCTTCGTCATCAGAGAGAGGCAGATCACCCTGGCCCAGCCACGGCTCAAACTCTCCCATGCTGACTACTG GTATGAGATAATGCAGTCCTGCTGGCTCCCTCCTTCCCAACGCCCCTCCATCGCTGaggtattcctcctcctctcctccctcttggcCGCTGAGCGAGGGATGTCCCGAAGGAGTGTGGGAGAGGACGAGGAGGATGAGGACGAGGAGTatgaggaagggagaggaagaagaggagagagcgaggagtCATTTGAGAGACGGTGGGATTCTCTCCGTCCTCCGGCCTTCCAAGCTGCAGCGAGTGAACGACAGAGAGTGAGGGAGTATGGGAGGGATGACAGGGGGAACTCCTACCCTCTACTGGACCCCGTGGGGAACTGCATCACCCCATCCTCCACAGAACTCGACGACATCCTGACAGTCACGGAGACCAGCAAAGGGTTAAATTTCGAATACTTCTGGGAGAAGGCCCATGCGAGGCGGGGCTACcaaccccttcctcctccccagcCCATCCCGACGGTCAACCCCTCCCACAGACAATCTCTGGACACACCCACTGTTGTCCCGGTGATAAGTGCACGTAGCCCCTCACTCGCCAGCGAGTACTTCATCCGATTGGAGGAGCACACCCCTCAGGATAAGTCCCCATCTCTTAAAGGGAAAACGCACTCTTTCCGTTCTGACTCGTTGTGTCCTGGAGATCTGGAGCTAGTGGAGATACGCAGTGGAATGCTGGGGAAAGAACGTGCACCGTACAGTTCTGATGAGGAGTACACTGGGCGAGGTGGGAAATCCATCCAGACCGTCCGATCCAGCGAGGTCCAGCTAAGGGTCCCCAACACTGGGGTGGCAGAGTTCAAAGACACCTCCAGTAGAGTGACTGACTTCTCTGTGGTGGATTTAggagatgatgatgaggaggaggggggtgaaggAGACAGAAGGTCATCCACTGGTTCTCaggctcctgtcctccctcccaaGCCCCGTTCTATGTCAATCTCCTCGGGCAACCATCTCCACTCGCGTCCCCTCCCTGCGCCTCCGTTGGGCTACCACCGAGTAGGGCTTGGACTGGGTCACTATTCCATGAGTGGTAAGATAGAAACGATGGACCCTCTGATGGGCAGCTGCCTGCCATCATCATATAATCACTTAGGGTTCCACCGTCCTCGTCAGACCATGCCCCCCTCCCCgtcactctccccctccctaccccAGTCCAGCCACCCCATCTACCCCACTCCCCAAacatatcctccccctctcccaccccaCTACAAGCCCCAAAGGGGCCTGTATCACAGCTATGGTGTAGGTAGCTACTCCAGATACAGTAAGCCCCAGATGTACTCTCAAAGAGACCCACTATCCTGTGACTACTCAGACCGACAAGGTGGTGTACGGCGCGCAGCATCCTTGCACAACACAAAAGGGAACATCCAATTTCCGCTCAAAAGACTATGA
- the LOC121542902 gene encoding serine/threonine-protein kinase LMTK3-like isoform X2 yields MRRHCWVIVLAGMLSYLNPERALGAPQREVSQSRAASLSSPPYVVILISCSGLVSFVLLLLTCLCCKKGGVGFNEFDNAEGEECSGGSSPVQEDSLSSCPSLPEVYTLPLRDRANCPALQDGSDSKSKNFRRHTLNYLQEIGNGWFGKVILAEVLCDCSSSQAVVKELRVSASPLEQRKFLAESEPYRSLQHPNILQCLGQCSESIPFLLVMEFCQLGDLKRYLRAQRKSDGMTPDLLTREMLTLQRMAFEITSGLRHLHENNYIHSDLALRNCLLTSDLTVRIGDYGLSHNHYKDDYYLTPDKLWIPLRWIAPELLEEYRGSLIFTDQTKTSNLWSLGVVIWELFEFGSQPHRHLSDEEVLTFVIRERQITLAQPRLKLSHADYWYEIMQSCWLPPSQRPSIAEVFLLLSSLLAAERGMSRRSVGEDEEDEDEEYEEGRGRRGESEESFERRWDSLRPPAFQAAASERQRVREYGRDDRGNSYPLLDPVGNCITPSSTELDDILTVTETSKGLNFEYFWEKAHARRGYQPLPPPQPIPTVNPSHRQSLDTPTVVPVISARSPSLASEYFIRLEEHTPQDKSPSLKGKTHSFRSDSLCPGDLELVEIRSGMLGKERAPYSSDEEYTGRGGKSIQTVRSSEVQLRVPNTGVAEFKDTSSRVTDFSVVDLGDDDEEEGGEGDRRSSTGSQAPVLPPKPRSMSISSGNHLHSRPLPAPPLGYHRVGLGLGHYSMSGKIETMDPLMGSCLPSSYNHLGFHRPRQTMPPSPSLSPSLPQSSHPIYPTPQTYPPPLPPHYKPQRGLYHSYGVGSYSRYSKPQMYSQRDPLSCDYSDRQGGVRRAASLHNTKGNIQFPLKRL; encoded by the exons ATGCGACGACACTGCTGGGTGATAGTGCTGGCGGGGATGTTGTCGTACTTGAACCCGGAGAGAGCCCTTGGAGCCCCGCAGAGAGAAG TCTCTCAATCCAGGGCTGCGTCTCTCTCTTCTCCGCCCTACGTCGTCATTCTCATCTCTTGCTCGGGGCTCGTCTCCTTTGTTTTACTGCTCCTCACCTGTCTGTGCTGTAAGAAGGGAGGAGTGGGATTCAAT GAGTTTGACAATGCAGAGGGGGAGGAGTGTTCTGGGGGTTCTAGCCCCGTCCAGGAGGACAGTCTGTCTTCTTGCCCCTCCCTCCCGGAGGTCTATACCCTCCCACTCAGGGACAGGGCTAACTGCCCTGCCCTGCAGGATGGCTCAG ACTCTAAGTCGAAGAACTTCCGTAGGCACACTCTCAACTACCTTCAGGAAATAGGAAATGGCTGGTTTGGAAAG gtGATCCTAGCGGAGGTGCTGTGTGACTGCAGCTCCTCCCAGGCCGTGGTGAAGGAGTTGCGGGTCAGTGCCAGCCCTCTGGAGCAGAGGAAGTTCTTGGCTGAGTCTGAGCCATACAG GAGTCTCCAACATCCCAACATCCTTCAGTGTTTGGGCCAATGCAGCGAGAGCATTCCCTTCCTGCTGGTCATGGAGTTCTGTCAGTTG GGCGACCTGAAGAGGTACCTGAGAGCCCAGAGGAAGTCAGATGGGATGACCCCTGACCTTCTGACCCGGGAGATGCTGACCCTGCAGAGGATGGCGTTTGAGATCACCTCAGGCCTGCGGCACCTCCACGAGAATAACTACATCCACAG TGATCTGGCTTTGAGGAACTGTCTCCTTACCTCTGATCTCACTGTCAGAATCGGAGACTATGGGCTGTCGCACAACCACTacaag GATGACTATTACCTAACACCAGACAAGCTGTGGATTCCTCTGAGGTGGATAGCCCCAGAGCTGCTGGAGGAGTACAGAGGATCTCTGATCTTCACTGACCAGACCAAGACCAGCAACCTGTG gTCTCTGGGGGTGGTGATCTGGGAGTTGTTTGAGTTTGGTTCTCAGCCTCACAGACACCTGAGTGATGAGGAAGTGTTGACCTTCGTCATCAGAGAGAGGCAGATCACCCTGGCCCAGCCACGGCTCAAACTCTCCCATGCTGACTACTG GTATGAGATAATGCAGTCCTGCTGGCTCCCTCCTTCCCAACGCCCCTCCATCGCTGaggtattcctcctcctctcctccctcttggcCGCTGAGCGAGGGATGTCCCGAAGGAGTGTGGGAGAGGACGAGGAGGATGAGGACGAGGAGTatgaggaagggagaggaagaagaggagagagcgaggagtCATTTGAGAGACGGTGGGATTCTCTCCGTCCTCCGGCCTTCCAAGCTGCAGCGAGTGAACGACAGAGAGTGAGGGAGTATGGGAGGGATGACAGGGGGAACTCCTACCCTCTACTGGACCCCGTGGGGAACTGCATCACCCCATCCTCCACAGAACTCGACGACATCCTGACAGTCACGGAGACCAGCAAAGGGTTAAATTTCGAATACTTCTGGGAGAAGGCCCATGCGAGGCGGGGCTACcaaccccttcctcctccccagcCCATCCCGACGGTCAACCCCTCCCACAGACAATCTCTGGACACACCCACTGTTGTCCCGGTGATAAGTGCACGTAGCCCCTCACTCGCCAGCGAGTACTTCATCCGATTGGAGGAGCACACCCCTCAGGATAAGTCCCCATCTCTTAAAGGGAAAACGCACTCTTTCCGTTCTGACTCGTTGTGTCCTGGAGATCTGGAGCTAGTGGAGATACGCAGTGGAATGCTGGGGAAAGAACGTGCACCGTACAGTTCTGATGAGGAGTACACTGGGCGAGGTGGGAAATCCATCCAGACCGTCCGATCCAGCGAGGTCCAGCTAAGGGTCCCCAACACTGGGGTGGCAGAGTTCAAAGACACCTCCAGTAGAGTGACTGACTTCTCTGTGGTGGATTTAggagatgatgatgaggaggaggggggtgaaggAGACAGAAGGTCATCCACTGGTTCTCaggctcctgtcctccctcccaaGCCCCGTTCTATGTCAATCTCCTCGGGCAACCATCTCCACTCGCGTCCCCTCCCTGCGCCTCCGTTGGGCTACCACCGAGTAGGGCTTGGACTGGGTCACTATTCCATGAGTGGTAAGATAGAAACGATGGACCCTCTGATGGGCAGCTGCCTGCCATCATCATATAATCACTTAGGGTTCCACCGTCCTCGTCAGACCATGCCCCCCTCCCCgtcactctccccctccctaccccAGTCCAGCCACCCCATCTACCCCACTCCCCAAacatatcctccccctctcccaccccaCTACAAGCCCCAAAGGGGCCTGTATCACAGCTATGGTGTAGGTAGCTACTCCAGATACAGTAAGCCCCAGATGTACTCTCAAAGAGACCCACTATCCTGTGACTACTCAGACCGACAAGGTGGTGTACGGCGCGCAGCATCCTTGCACAACACAAAAGGGAACATCCAATTTCCGCTCAAAAGACTATGA
- the LOC121542901 gene encoding uncharacterized protein LOC121542901 isoform X2, which produces MPPTPHTDIPEPPPLPPTTTHSRGISANLDLSPVRPTLPLFSDESQNQSRLTSNMSEDDRNNLSQKSTTTATTTTLPSFPQSPLNTIPELLISEWKDLDEEPLEDFEKLEQLCCISGDEEDTLGDLFLGNLELLDSMKKAPKQKAKSAGESDKGEETFGTFMPEGKRRVELKEEVDGISESADWLARLAPSAVQDIPTGAKLSPQEEKRELQFPSALSPCHSPDSKDQRSLSKMPTKNGLMMQVCEERLQFSLCENVKTNILRGATVSDSVILRPWGDEPLNGSGDTVSVKDVGSEEEPDPEPSSEPQSESDSTDSEPLTVIEQPEVTPLQPVANQAMKAKLARLSLSLSLPPLPLALPLSSSPKGGFREGGLHRDRSGRRRGVSTGSDPDEDEEEEQEDEGSRRVIVVTETDVGKRVGLRSLLKSPREPIDKEKDRGRNVSFFDDVTVYLFDQEIPTSELSSSTPTSPAPAPAPGKSTKLDLHGANSKGKDSKEKGTCQSNRGRPWGPTQ; this is translated from the exons ATGCCCCCCACTCCTCACACTGATATCCCAGAGCCGCCCCCCTTACCACCCACCACAACCCACAGCAGAGGGATCTCTGCAAACCTCGACCTTTCACCTGTGCGTCCAACACTTCCATTATTCTCAGACGAAAGCCAGAACCAGAGCCGCCTCACATCCAACATGTCCGAGGATGACAGAAATAACCTGTCCCAGAAAAGCACAaccaccgccaccaccaccaccctcccgTCATTCCCCCAGAGTCCCCTCAACACCATCCCGGAGCTGTTGATCTCTGAGTGGAAGGATTTGGACGAGGAGCCTTTGGAGGATTTTGAGAAACTGGAGCAGCTGTGCTGCATATCCGGGGATGAAGAGGACACCCTGGGTGACCTCTTCCTGGGGAATCTGGAGCTGTTGGATTCTATGAAGAAGGCGCCTAAGCAGAAAGCTAAGAGCGCTGGGGAGAGTGATAAAGGTGAAGAGACCTTTGGGACCTTCATGCCTgaagggaagaggagagtggAACTGAAAGAGGAAGTTGACGGAATCTCTGAGAGCGCTGACTGGCTGGCCAGGTTGGCTCCATCGGCGGTCCAGGATATCCCAACTGGGGCCAAACTTTCACCTCAGGAGGAGAAGCGTGAACTACAGTTCCCATCAGCCCTTTCACCATGTCATTCTCCTGACTCCAAGGACCAGAGGTCACTTTCCAAGATGCCCACTAAAAATGGCCTAATGATGCAG GTGTGTGAGGAGAgactgcagttctctctctgtgagaATGTTAAAACGAACATCCTTCGGGGGGCGACAGTGAGCGACAGCGTCATTCTCCGCCCATGGGGGGACGAGCCCTTAAATGGGAGCGGAGACACAGTCAGTGTGAAGGATGTAGGAAG CGAAGAGGAGCCGGACCCCGAACCCAGTTCTGAACCCCAGAGTGAGTCTGATTCGACTGACAGTGAACCACTGACTGTGATCGAGCAGCCAGAAGTTACACCCCTTCAGCCTGTGGCAAACCAAGCAATGAAAG CCAAACTGGCTcgcctgtccctctccctctccctccctcctctccctcttgctctccctctctcctccagtcccaAGGGAGGGTTCAGGGAGGGGGGGCTACACAGAGACAGGAGTGGGAGACGGAGGGGTGTGTCCACAGGAAGTGACCCCGATGAGGATGAGGAAGAAGAGCAGGAAGACGAAGgctccaggagggtgattgttgtcACGGAAACAGACGTTGGCAAAAGGGTGGGGCTTAGGAGTCTGCTGAAGTCGCCAAGGGAACCGATagacaaagagaaagacagagggagaaatgTCTCCTTTTTtgatgatgtcactgtctatCTCTTTGATcag GAAATTCCAACCAGTGAGCTGAGTAGTTCCACCCCCACTagtccagctccagctccagctcctgGCAAAAGCACTAAATTAGATTTACATG
- the LOC121542901 gene encoding uncharacterized protein LOC121542901 isoform X1: protein MPPTPHTDIPEPPPLPPTTTHSRGISANLDLSPVRPTLPLFSDESQNQSRLTSNMSEDDRNNLSQKSTTTATTTTLPSFPQSPLNTIPELLISEWKDLDEEPLEDFEKLEQLCCISGDEEDTLGDLFLGNLELLDSMKKAPKQKAKSAGESDKGEETFGTFMPEGKRRVELKEEVDGISESADWLARLAPSAVQDIPTGAKLSPQEEKRELQFPSALSPCHSPDSKDQRSLSKMPTKNGLMMQVCEERLQFSLCENVKTNILRGATVSDSVILRPWGDEPLNGSGDTVSVKDVGSEEEPDPEPSSEPQSESDSTDSEPLTVIEQPEVTPLQPVANQAMKAKLARLSLSLSLPPLPLALPLSSSPKGGFREGGLHRDRSGRRRGVSTGSDPDEDEEEEQEDEGSRRVIVVTETDVGKRVGLRSLLKSPREPIDKEKDRGRNVSFFDDVTVYLFDQEIPTSELSSSTPTSPAPAPAPGKSTKLDLHAKAKTQKKRGLVSQTEVAHGGQPSDILAFYRQPSR from the exons ATGCCCCCCACTCCTCACACTGATATCCCAGAGCCGCCCCCCTTACCACCCACCACAACCCACAGCAGAGGGATCTCTGCAAACCTCGACCTTTCACCTGTGCGTCCAACACTTCCATTATTCTCAGACGAAAGCCAGAACCAGAGCCGCCTCACATCCAACATGTCCGAGGATGACAGAAATAACCTGTCCCAGAAAAGCACAaccaccgccaccaccaccaccctcccgTCATTCCCCCAGAGTCCCCTCAACACCATCCCGGAGCTGTTGATCTCTGAGTGGAAGGATTTGGACGAGGAGCCTTTGGAGGATTTTGAGAAACTGGAGCAGCTGTGCTGCATATCCGGGGATGAAGAGGACACCCTGGGTGACCTCTTCCTGGGGAATCTGGAGCTGTTGGATTCTATGAAGAAGGCGCCTAAGCAGAAAGCTAAGAGCGCTGGGGAGAGTGATAAAGGTGAAGAGACCTTTGGGACCTTCATGCCTgaagggaagaggagagtggAACTGAAAGAGGAAGTTGACGGAATCTCTGAGAGCGCTGACTGGCTGGCCAGGTTGGCTCCATCGGCGGTCCAGGATATCCCAACTGGGGCCAAACTTTCACCTCAGGAGGAGAAGCGTGAACTACAGTTCCCATCAGCCCTTTCACCATGTCATTCTCCTGACTCCAAGGACCAGAGGTCACTTTCCAAGATGCCCACTAAAAATGGCCTAATGATGCAG GTGTGTGAGGAGAgactgcagttctctctctgtgagaATGTTAAAACGAACATCCTTCGGGGGGCGACAGTGAGCGACAGCGTCATTCTCCGCCCATGGGGGGACGAGCCCTTAAATGGGAGCGGAGACACAGTCAGTGTGAAGGATGTAGGAAG CGAAGAGGAGCCGGACCCCGAACCCAGTTCTGAACCCCAGAGTGAGTCTGATTCGACTGACAGTGAACCACTGACTGTGATCGAGCAGCCAGAAGTTACACCCCTTCAGCCTGTGGCAAACCAAGCAATGAAAG CCAAACTGGCTcgcctgtccctctccctctccctccctcctctccctcttgctctccctctctcctccagtcccaAGGGAGGGTTCAGGGAGGGGGGGCTACACAGAGACAGGAGTGGGAGACGGAGGGGTGTGTCCACAGGAAGTGACCCCGATGAGGATGAGGAAGAAGAGCAGGAAGACGAAGgctccaggagggtgattgttgtcACGGAAACAGACGTTGGCAAAAGGGTGGGGCTTAGGAGTCTGCTGAAGTCGCCAAGGGAACCGATagacaaagagaaagacagagggagaaatgTCTCCTTTTTtgatgatgtcactgtctatCTCTTTGATcag GAAATTCCAACCAGTGAGCTGAGTAGTTCCACCCCCACTagtccagctccagctccagctcctgGCAAAAGCACTAAATTAGATTTACATG